One segment of Gemmatimonadota bacterium DNA contains the following:
- the rpsB gene encoding 30S ribosomal protein S2: MVDIELRQLLEAGVHFGHQSSRWNPKMRRYIFAKRNGIHIIDLKKTLDLLRQAQQVARDVTLRGERVLFVCTKRQLRLIIEQESVRCGALYVTERWLGGMLTNFQTIRKQIRRLKELERGIEEGAYEFYTKKEQLLLGREREKLEKYLAGVKDMARLPGAVFVVDAKKEQIAVREANKLGIPVVGIADTNADPDMIDYPIPGNDDAIRSVSLITQGIADAIEQARKELPPDARRRAEEVEAVTYSTEMGMAREVTEEQRRPRRRPRRKRRPRPEVIATLRTGAEEEQGAEEEQGEEA; the protein is encoded by the coding sequence ATGGTTGATATCGAGCTCAGGCAGTTACTCGAGGCGGGCGTCCATTTCGGCCACCAGAGCAGCCGTTGGAACCCGAAGATGCGGAGGTACATCTTCGCGAAGCGCAACGGCATTCACATCATCGATCTGAAGAAGACGCTGGATCTGCTGCGCCAGGCGCAGCAGGTCGCGCGGGACGTGACGCTGCGGGGGGAGCGGGTGCTCTTCGTGTGCACCAAGCGGCAGCTCCGTCTGATCATCGAGCAGGAGTCGGTTCGCTGCGGTGCGCTCTACGTGACGGAGCGCTGGCTGGGCGGCATGCTGACGAACTTCCAGACGATCCGCAAGCAAATCCGGCGGCTCAAGGAGCTGGAGCGCGGGATCGAGGAGGGCGCATACGAGTTCTACACCAAGAAGGAGCAACTCCTGCTCGGGCGCGAGCGGGAAAAGCTGGAGAAGTATCTGGCAGGCGTCAAGGACATGGCGCGCTTGCCCGGCGCGGTATTCGTAGTGGATGCGAAGAAGGAGCAGATCGCGGTGCGGGAGGCGAACAAGCTGGGGATCCCGGTGGTCGGCATTGCGGACACGAATGCGGATCCGGACATGATCGACTACCCGATCCCGGGCAACGATGATGCGATCCGCTCCGTCTCCTTGATCACGCAGGGGATTGCGGATGCGATCGAGCAGGCGCGCAAGGAGCTGCCGCCCGATGCGCGCCGGCGCGCGGAGGAAGTCGAGGCGGTGACCTACTCGACGGAAATGGGCATGGCACGCGAGGTGACGGAAGAGCAGCGTCGCCCGCGGCGGCGCCCGCGGCGCAAGCGCCGGCCGCGGCCGGAGGTGATTGCGACGCTGCGCACTGGGGCGGAGGAAGAGCAGGGGGCGGAGGAAGAGCAGGGGGAGGAGGCATAG
- a CDS encoding UMP kinase: MSAARRGGSAGVDRARTAGASAALEAVAAQAPGALKYRRVLLKLSGEALAGEEGFGISPPVVARLTAEIRQVHSMGVVLGLVIGGGNIVRGTQASQQGMDRVNADYMGMLATVINALALQDLLERESVETRVMTAIRMEELAEPYIRRRALRHLEKGRVVIFAGGTGNPYFSTDTAAVLRAIEMEADVLIKATKVEGVYSADPAKYPDAEFIPRLSFMEVMTRELGVMDTAAVSLCKDNDLPIVVLNIGRTGAVARAVAGEPVGTLVC; encoded by the coding sequence ATGAGCGCGGCGCGGCGGGGCGGGAGCGCGGGAGTGGACCGGGCGCGTACGGCCGGTGCTTCGGCGGCGCTCGAAGCTGTGGCGGCGCAGGCGCCCGGGGCGCTCAAGTACCGGCGGGTGCTGCTCAAATTGAGCGGTGAGGCGCTGGCAGGCGAGGAGGGGTTCGGCATTTCGCCGCCGGTCGTTGCCCGGCTTACGGCCGAGATCCGCCAGGTGCACTCGATGGGTGTGGTGCTGGGCCTGGTGATCGGCGGCGGCAACATCGTGCGGGGCACGCAGGCCAGCCAGCAGGGAATGGACCGGGTGAACGCCGACTACATGGGGATGCTGGCCACGGTGATCAACGCGCTGGCACTGCAGGACCTGCTCGAGCGCGAGAGCGTAGAGACGCGCGTCATGACCGCCATCCGCATGGAGGAGCTGGCCGAACCGTACATCCGCCGGCGCGCGCTCCGGCACCTGGAGAAGGGGCGGGTCGTGATCTTCGCGGGCGGAACGGGGAACCCCTACTTCTCCACGGACACGGCCGCCGTGCTGCGCGCCATCGAGATGGAAGCGGATGTGCTCATCAAGGCGACGAAGGTCGAGGGTGTGTACAGCGCAGATCCGGCCAAGTATCCGGACGCGGAGTTCATTCCGCGGCTTTCCTTTATGGAAGTCATGACCCGTGAGCTTGGGGTCATGGACACGGCGGCGGTTTCGCTGTGCAAGGACAATGACCTGCCCATCGTCGTCCTGAATATCGGGCGCACTGGCGCCGTGGCCCGGGCCGTTGCCGGCGAGCCTGTGGGCACGCTGGTCTGCTGA
- the rplM gene encoding 50S ribosomal protein L13: MKTYTPKPSDIQRHWWLVDAEGQVLGRLASRVAQVLRGKHKPLYTPHLDTGDFVVVVNAEKVRLTGSKEEKKTYFRHTGYMGGEKFIPFRRMREQHPERVIELAVKGMLPKNNLGRLMRKKLRVYAGPTHPHEAQRPERLES, translated from the coding sequence ATGAAGACGTATACGCCGAAGCCCTCCGACATCCAGCGTCACTGGTGGCTGGTGGACGCCGAGGGGCAGGTGCTCGGGCGATTAGCCAGCCGGGTCGCCCAGGTGCTGCGCGGCAAACACAAGCCCCTGTACACGCCGCACCTGGACACGGGGGACTTCGTGGTGGTGGTGAATGCGGAGAAGGTTCGGCTGACCGGGAGCAAGGAAGAGAAGAAGACGTATTTCCGGCACACGGGTTACATGGGCGGCGAGAAGTTCATCCCGTTCCGGCGTATGCGCGAGCAGCATCCGGAGCGGGTGATCGAGCTGGCGGTGAAGGGGATGCTGCCGAAGAACAACCTGGGGCGACTGATGCGCAAGAAGCTGCGGGTCTACGCAGGTCCGACGCATCCGCATGAAGCGCAGCGTCCCGAGCGGCTGGAGAGTTGA
- the rpsI gene encoding 30S ribosomal protein S9, which translates to MAASQEQFHGVGRRKTSVARLYLRPGGGAWQLNGRPLGEYFPRLSHQQHIQEPLAIAQQQGRFDVKVTVEGGGISGQAGAIRLALARALVKYDPELRGALRTCGLLTRDPREVERKKPGRPKARKRFQFSKR; encoded by the coding sequence ATGGCGGCGAGTCAGGAGCAGTTTCACGGAGTCGGTCGTCGCAAGACGAGCGTGGCGCGCCTGTACCTGCGGCCCGGGGGCGGGGCATGGCAGCTCAACGGCCGGCCGCTGGGGGAGTATTTTCCCCGCCTGTCGCATCAGCAGCACATTCAGGAGCCGTTGGCCATAGCGCAGCAGCAGGGGCGGTTCGACGTCAAGGTGACGGTCGAGGGGGGCGGGATCAGTGGGCAGGCGGGGGCGATCCGGCTGGCGCTGGCGCGTGCGCTGGTGAAGTACGACCCGGAGCTTCGGGGCGCGTTGCGGACATGCGGCCTGTTGACGCGCGACCCGCGGGAGGTCGAGCGGAAGAAGCCGGGGCGGCCGAAGGCGCGGAAGCGCTTCCAATTCTCGAAGCGCTGA
- the tsf gene encoding translation elongation factor Ts: protein MAISAAQVKELRDRTGAGMLDCKKALEESAGDFEVAVDILRARGAARAVKRSGRAAREGVVASYIHLGGKLGVLLEVNCETDFVARTPEFQKLVRDLAMQVAAADPLAVTAEGIPQEVVERERRVFREQVRNEGKPQPLWDRIVEGKLKKFYQDHALLEQTFIRDAEKTVGQLVAETSARTGENIVVRRFARFALGE from the coding sequence ATGGCGATCAGTGCAGCGCAGGTGAAGGAGCTTCGCGACCGAACGGGCGCGGGCATGCTGGACTGCAAGAAGGCGCTCGAGGAATCCGCAGGCGACTTCGAGGTGGCGGTGGATATCCTGCGGGCCAGGGGCGCGGCCCGAGCGGTGAAGCGCAGCGGGCGCGCGGCGCGGGAAGGCGTCGTCGCCAGCTACATCCACCTGGGTGGCAAGCTGGGCGTACTGCTCGAGGTCAACTGCGAGACCGACTTCGTGGCGCGGACCCCAGAATTCCAGAAGCTGGTGCGTGACCTGGCCATGCAGGTCGCGGCGGCGGACCCGCTCGCCGTGACCGCGGAGGGGATCCCGCAGGAAGTGGTCGAGCGGGAGCGGCGAGTGTTCCGCGAACAGGTGAGGAACGAGGGGAAGCCGCAGCCGTTGTGGGACCGCATTGTGGAGGGCAAGCTGAAGAAGTTTTACCAGGACCACGCGCTGCTCGAGCAGACCTTCATCCGGGATGCGGAGAAAACCGTGGGCCAGCTGGTGGCCGAAACCTCTGCGCGCACGGGCGAGAACATCGTAGTGCGTCGCTTCGCCCGCTTCGCGTTGGGAGAGTGA